Genomic segment of Peptococcaceae bacterium:
ATGCTGCCCACGATTATCCACAGGGCGACGGGGACCCAGCCGAAGAAGCTGGCGGCTATGGGCCCGGTGATCGGCCCCGCGCCGGCGATGGAGGCGAAGTGGTGTCCCAGCAGGACAGGGGCTTTGGCGGGACAGTAGTCAATGTCGTCCCGCTTTGTATGAGCCGGGGTCGGGCGGGAAGGGTCGATCCCCCACTGCCTGGCCAGCCAGGCGCCATACGTGATATAAGCGACAATAAAAAGAACAATCCCGCCTAGAATAAGCCATAAAGCGCTCACAATATGACCTCCTTGGATTTGTTTTTATTTCGTATCTTCCCGCAGGCCAATTAAAAGCTTCCCTCCTTTCTTCAAAACTTGCCTGCCCGGAAGATAGAAAACAAAGATGAGACCATCCACCATAAATCTACCAGGCATTTAAATGACTGGAAACACATCCTGCACGAAAGGTCCAAAACAGGCACTTAAATGCAGCACTTTTGTACAAAATTACAACTTTTTCGCCGAAACGGCCTTAAGGCCGGCTGCTGGACCAGGCGGGTTTACCGGGAAGCGAAAGAGGCTGCCGGGGGGCAGCCTCTTTGTAGATAAGCGGCGAGCCGGGCATGGGCGGTTCGGATCAAACATTGCCGGGCGCCGCATCGCTTGCCAGCAAGCCGGCGTAAAATTTCCTGGCATCCTTTCCTGCCGGGCTGCAGATAACCTGCCGGGAAGACCTGTCGAGGGCGAGCAGCCTGATCTCGCTCCAGCCGTGCAGGTAAAACTTGAAGGGCTTGCTGAACTTATACCTGTTGATAAAACCAAGCAGTTCCGGTGAAAGAGGGTTCTCGCAGACGAAGACCCCGGTGATCAGCGTCTTGAAATGGTCCGGGCCGGGTTTGGGCAGCTTTTCTGCAGCTGTTTTCAACACGGCCAGCATGTCGTCCACATCTGTCCTGGTCAGGGCGCCGTAGCGCTTTACAAAGCAGTGTTCCTCGTGGTCCATTCGCCACAGCTGTATCTTCTTGCTGGCGAAATACTTTTGGCTTTTCTGGTAAAAATGGGCGTAAATGTCCACTGGAAAGGGGACGAAAGAAGGAGGAGCCTGTATGTCGTAGTAGTTTTCGTATCGCTTTTTCAGGAGTTCCAAAAAGCATTCATCCATTGGTTTTCACCCTCGATTCGTGTTTATTCACCAGGCTTGATGCCCAGTTTTTGCTTGAGCTGTTTGGCGAAGCTGCGGCTTACCGGCACTTCGGACTTCTCCTTGTCGTCCATCACCAGTTTATAGCTCCCGTGGAACCAGGGGATGATTTCCTTGATGTAGCGCAGGTTGACGACGTAAGAACGGTGGACCTGCAGAAAATCCCGCTTGTTGAGGCGGCGGTAAAGCTCCTTCAAGGTGTAAATGGAGGGCAGGGAGTTCTGGTGGAGCTTGAGGGAGGTTTTTCGCTCCTCCGCTACTATATAGACGATCTTGCTGCAGTCCACCACGCACCACTTTTCGCTGTCTACGGCGCAGATCCTGTCCAGGTTTTCCTCAGGCAGCGGACGGCCGGGCGGCGGCAGTTTTTCCTGGGTTTTTTTCAAAGACAGGTAGGAGCGTATCCTGTCCAGGGTTTTATAGATGCGCAGCTCGTCAAAGGGCTTGACCACATAATCCGTGGCATTTAAATCGTAGGCTTTTACGGCAAAATTGTCGTGCGCGGTGGCGAAAACAATAAAGGTGTCTTTCCTGACCGAGAGGATCTTCTCCGCCAGTTCCAGGCCGTTTATATCGTAAAGCTGTATGTCGAGGAAGGCGACCTGCGGGTTTATCGCGCTTAAGAGCTGGAAGGCTTCTTTCCCGGAACCCGCCACACCCGCCACCGTGAAATCCGGGTGCTGGTTTATAATATACGATAGTTCAGCCTGGGAAGGCGGTTCGTCGTCCACGATCATCACCTTGATCAATGCGTGAGCCCCCCCTCCTGTTGTTTAACCGGCAGCTGCATGGAAAAAACAGTTCCTTTCCCGGGCGCGCTTTGGATTATCAGGCCTGTTTCACGGCCGTACATGTTGACCAGCCGCTCGTTCACGTTTACCAGCCCGATGCTGCCGCCGTTTTTTCGCGCCTTGTTCAGGCACGAGCTTAATGTTTCCTCCGGCATTCCTACGCCGTTATCCTCAACCGATATTTTGACAAAATTGTCGCTGAGGTGGCTTTTGATGAACACCACTCCTCCTTCAGGTTTGGGAAGGATACCGTGTTTGACGCAGTTTTCCACCAGGGGCTGCAGGATGAGGGGCGGCAGGAGAAAGGCCAGGGTTTGTTCGTCGATGTCTTTTAGCACTTGCAGCCGCGGGCCGAAACGGGCTTTCTCGATGCTGAGATAGGCATCTATCCTTTCCAGTTCTTCGGCCAGGGAAATGAGTTTTTTGTCGTTCAAAATGGACTTGCGGAAGAAATCGCCGAGATGCCGGAGAAGGTTGCGGGACATTTCCGGGTTGGAACGGGAAAAGGAAATGACCGTATTCAGGGCGTTAAAGAGAAAATGAGGGTTTATTTGGGCTTGCAGCGCCTGCAGTTCCGCTTCCTTCAGGAGCTTGCCCTGTTCTTCGAGCGCGGCGATTTCCAGCTGGGTCGAAAAGAGGTGGGCCAGCCCCCTGGCAAATTCGAGATCTAGCGGCGAAACGGCGTTTTCTTTGTTTTTGTACAGTTTTAAAGCGCCGATGACCTGTTCGCGGGAGAAGAGGGGGACCAGCACGGCGGAAGCGAGAGAACAGGTGGGGCAGGAGCAGCCGATTTCTTTTTTGTTTTGCGCCACCCGGATCACCCCGCTGGCCAGCACCTGGCGGGTCAGCTCGGTCATCACCGGATGCCCGGGAAAATGATGGTCGCTTCCCAGCCCTTCGTGGGCCAGGATTGTTCTGGTGTCGGTGATGGAGACGGCGGCGACGGAGGTGTGCCTTTTGATGACCTGGGCCGCGGCCTGGGCGGTTTTCATGCTGAGCCCGTGCCTCAGGATGTTCAAAGTTTCCTCGGCGATGGTCAGCGCTTTTTGGGCCTGCGAGGCCCCGATCCGCTCTTCTTCTTCCTGCACGTTCCTGACAATCAGGATGAAGATTGCGATGCCGATGGAGTTCCAGATGATCATCGGGGCGGCGATTATTTTGACCAGATCCAGCGCGGCGGTAAAAGGTTTGGCTACCAGCAGTATTATTATCATCTGGAGGGTTTCGGCAACCAGGCCTGTTATAAGCCCGGTTTCCCACCCGATCTTGCGGCCTCTTAACCTGTTGTGGACCAGGCCTGCCACCAGCCCCTCCGTAAAGGTGGAAAGGCCGCAGGCCAGGCCCGTAAACCCCCCCAGAGACCAGCGGTGCAAGCCGCTGATAAGACCTGCCCCAGCTCCCATCCAGGGGCCTCCCAGGAGGCCGGCCACGACGGCGCCGATGACCCTGGAATTGGCCAGGGCGCCCTTTATCTCAATGGCGGAGTAAGTGCCGAAAATCGCGATCAAACCGAAGATGAAGGTTAATAATAGTTTTTCCTTGATGGTGATGTTGTGATAAAGGATCCTGCGGAAAACCTTAAAGCGTGTGAGGAGGAAGGCGATGGTGACAACAAGGGCCATCCGTTCGGACATTTGGAAAAAAAGAGTTTCCAAGGGCAAAAACCTCCTTTCCACGGTGTTCTACGAGGTTACATTTACATAATAACATTAGTTTTCGAAATATGTAAGAATTAAGAATTAAGAAAGAAAACAGGCAGCGAAAAACGGAACTGGCAATTGACGGCGTAAGCAAATAGAACTATAATTAAGTGAAAAGATCATACGTGACAATAACCCTCGAAACCTTTAAGCCAGCCCCGTGAGACTGGCAAGGCAAGTGAGGTGGTTTTATGGTCGTCAAGCCTGCTTACTAAAGGTTTCTTTAGGGGCAGGCTGTTTTAGTGCAATGGTGAAACAGCCGGGACCGAAATCGTACGGGAGGTGTAAGCATGGGGCTGCGGGCCAAAGACCTTTTGTCCATGGAGCAGCTGGACAGGGACGAAATCGAGCAAATTCTTTATACGGCGAAGGAAATGAAAAACATCATCAAGCGGGATATTAAAAAAGTACCGACCCTGAGGGGCAAGACGCTGGTTACGCTTTTTTACGAACCCAGCACCCGCACGCGAACATCTTTTGAGCTGGCTGGAAAGTACATGAGCGCCGATGTGGTGAACATCAGCACCACGGCCAGCAGCGTGGTGAAGGGCGAGACACTGAAGGACACCGGGCTTACCCTGGAAATGATGGGAACCGACATGGTGGTCATCCGCCACGGAATGGCCGGAGCGCCCCACCTTTTGGCCCGGACGGTTAAGGCGCATGTCATCAACGGGGGCGACGGCTTCCATGAGCACCCGACCCAGGCCCTGCTCGACATGATGACCATCCAGGAAAAACTGGGAGGCATGGCCGGGTTGAAGGCGGCCATCATCGGCGACATCTTGCACAGCAGGGTGGCCAGGTCGAATGTGATCGGACTGAAAAAAATGGGCGCGGAAGTTTGGGTGTGCGGGCCGCCCACTTTGATGCCGCCCGGCATGGAAGAAATGGGGGCTAAAGTGACTTATGACCTGGAAGACGCCCTGCGCGGGGCCCAGGTGGTTATGATGCTCCGTATCCAGATGGAAAGGCAAAAGAGCGGCCTGTTTCCCACCCTGCGCGAGTACAGCCAGCTTTACGGCCTGGATGCAAAAAAGCTGAAAACGGCGCCGCCCGGCGCCCTGGTTATGCACCCGGGGCCGATAAACAGGGGGGTCGAAATCTCCGCCGAGGTGGCCGACAGCCTGCAGTCGGTGATAAATGAACAGGTTACCTGCGGAGTTGCCGTGCGCATGGCGCTCTTATACCTGATGCTGGGACAGAAGGGGGAATAAGCAATGGAATATCTCTTGCAGGGCGGGCTGGTCATCGATCCGGCGAGCGGGCTGGAAAAAGAACTGGATATTCACATCGAAAACGGCAGGATCAAGGCTGTGGGCAGCGGCTTTTCGGGAAAGGGCCTTAAGGTGTATGACCTGAAAGGGAAAATAGTGGCTCCCGGGTTTATCGATATGCACGTCCACCTCCGCGAACCAGGCGGCGAGGCTCACGAGACCATCCTCACAGGTTGCCGGGCCGCGGCGGCGGGAGGGTTTACCGCGGTGGCGGCCATGCCGAACACCAGGCCCTGCGCCGACAGCGAAGGGGTTGTGGAACTGGTCAGGGCCCGCGCGAGGCAGGCCGGGTTGTGCGAGGTATTCCCCATCGGCACGGTCAGCAAAGGGCAGCGGGGCGAGGAGATCTCCGAGATAGGTTCCCTCTACCGGGCCGGCGCGGTGGCGGTGTCGGACGACGGGAAGCCGGTGACCAGCAGCGAAGTGATGCGGCGGGCCCTGGAATACACGAAAATTTTCGGCATCCCCGTCATTTCCCACAGCGAGGACTGCAGTCTCAGCGCCGGAGGGGCCATGCACGAAGGGTACTGGTCGACTTTTCTGGGTTTGAAAGGGATTCCGGCCCAGGCCGAGGAAATAATGGTGGCGCGCGACATCCTCCTCGCTTCACTGACGGCGGGTAAGCTCCACCTGGCGCACATCAGCACCAAAGGGAGCGTGGAACTGTTGAAATTCGCCCTGGCCCAGGGGATAAAGGTCACGGCGGAAGCGACGCCTCACCACCTCCTGCTTACCGATGAAGCGGTCAAGGGCTACGATACAAACACCAAGGTCAACCCGCCCCTGCGCGGCCCGGAACATGTAAAAGCCGTCCGGGAGGCGGTCGCCGCGGGGATCATCGGGGTCATCGCTTCCGACCACGCGCCGTGGTCCAGAGAAGAAAAGGAACAGGAGTATGACGCCGCCCCCTGCGGGATTTCCGGGCTGGAAACGGCGGTGCCGGTTTGCTGGGATACCCTGGTGGTCTCGGGGATGATGAGCCCGGTGGAATTGATTGCCAGGTTCACCACCGGCCCTGCTGCGGTCTTGAACCTCAGGCGCGGTATGCTGGAAGCGGGCGCGCCTGCAAACCTGACCGTCATCGACCCCGGTTTAAAGAAACAGGTTGATGTCAGCAGCTTTTATTCCAAGGGGAAGAACAGCCCGTTGAACGGGAGGACCTTCCAGGGCTGGCCGGTAATGACAATAGTGGAAGGCAAAGTCGTCATGGAGGATGGCCGGGTAAAGGAGGATTAAAGGATTGAAAGCGTATCTTTGTTTGCAAGACGGGAGGGTATTCGAAGGCGAGTCTATCGGTATGGCGGGCGAAACGGCCGGCGAAGTGGTCTTTAACACCAGCATGACCGGCTACCAGGAGATACTGACGGATCCTTCCTATGCCGGCCAGATCATTGTGCTTACCTATCCTTTGATCGGCAATTACGGGGTTAACGGGAATGACGAAGAATCGCCGCTGATCGCCGCCCGGGGGCTGGCCGTCAAGGAACTGTGCCCGCAGCCCAGCAATTACCGGGCCGAACAGAACCTTCACCGCTACCTGGTTAAACATGGTATCGTTGGAATCAAGGATATCGATACACGGGCCCTGACCAGGCACCTGCGCCAGGCGGGGACAATGATGGGACTCATCAGCACGGAAGCGGACCCGGAGGTATTGAAAAGAAGAGCGCGGGAACTGGCACCGCTGGCCGGCCCCGGTCTCGTGAAGAGCGTGACCTGCCAAGAGGCCTTTACCCTGGAAGGGGGCACACACCCGGTGGTGGTGGTCGATTTCGGGGCCAAGGGGAATATCGTCAGATCCTTGAGAAACCTGGGCTGCCGGGTTACCGTGGTTCCGGCCGGGACCGGAGCCGCCGGAATTCTTGCTTACCGGCCGCAGGGAGTTGTTCTTTCCAATGGCCCGGGAGACCCCCAGGACGTGGCTTACGCCCTCCCCGCCATCAGGGAGGTGCTGGAGGCGGGAGTGCCCGTGATGGGCATTTGCCTGGGGCACCAGCTTTTGGGCCTGGCCCTGGGAGGCCGGACTTACAAGCTCAAGTTCGGTCACCGCGGCGGAAACCATCCCGTCAAGGACCTGCGCAGCAACAGGGTCTACATTACGTCCCAAAACCACGGGTACGCTGTCGCCCCGGACAGTTTGCCCGGCGATGAACTCGAGGTTACGCACATAAACCTTCATGACCAGACGGTGGAGGGGTTAAGACATAAAAAGCGGAAGGCTTTTTCCGTGCAGTTTCACCCCGAGGCCTGTCCGGGTCCCCAGGACACATTCTATCTTTTCAGCGAGTTTCTGGATATGGTCAGGGAATACGCTGCAAAAACGGACGGGGAAGTTGGAACGATGAAAGGAGTGGATGACCGGGGTGCCTGAGAGGAAAGGATTAAAAAAGGTCATGGTTATTGGTTCCGGGCCCATCGTTATCGGGCAGGCAGCCGAATTCGACTACGCCGGGACCCAGGCCTGCCGTTCCCTGAAAGAAGAAGGGGTGGAGGTCGTGCTGGTCAACTCCAACCCGGCGACCATCATGACCGACACGGACATCGCCGGCCGGGTTTACCTGGAACCGCTCACCCCGGAAATAGTGGAGAAGATCATCGTCCAGGAAAAGCCCCAGGGCCTTTTGGCCACCCTGGGCGGGCAGGTTGGGCTAAATTTGGCGATGGCTTTGGCTAAAAACGGTGTGCTGGAGCGGGAAGGCGTGGCCTTGCTGGGGACGCCGCTTTCCGCCATCGAGAAGGCCGAGGACAGGGAAGCCTTCAAGGAGACGATGACCCAAATAGGGGAACCGGTGCCGGAAAGCGCCATCGTGAATTGTGCCGGCGACGCCCTGACCTTCGCCGCCGGCATTGGCTATCCCGTGATCGTCAGGCCGGCCTATACCCTGGGGGGAACGGGCGGCGGTTTTGCGGAAAATCCCGGGCAGCTGGCGGAAATAGTGGAAAAAGGCTTGAAATACAGCATGATCGGCCAGGTCTTAGTCGAGCGCAGCGTGGCGGGTTGGAAAGAGATCGAGTTTGAGGTGATGCGGGACTCGCTGGATAACTGCATCACCGTCTGTTCCATGGAGAACATCGACCCGGTGGGTATCCACACCGGCGACAGCATTGTCGTGGCGCCGACGCAGACCCTTTCGGACAGGGACTACCAGCTGCTGCGAAGCGGGG
This window contains:
- a CDS encoding carbon starvation protein A translates to MSALWLILGGIVLFIVAYITYGAWLARQWGIDPSRPTPAHTKRDDIDYCPAKAPVLLGHHFASIAGAGPITGPIAASFFGWVPVALWIIVGS
- a CDS encoding LytTR family DNA-binding domain-containing protein, whose product is MMIVDDEPPSQAELSYIINQHPDFTVAGVAGSGKEAFQLLSAINPQVAFLDIQLYDINGLELAEKILSVRKDTFIVFATAHDNFAVKAYDLNATDYVVKPFDELRIYKTLDRIRSYLSLKKTQEKLPPPGRPLPEENLDRICAVDSEKWCVVDCSKIVYIVAEERKTSLKLHQNSLPSIYTLKELYRRLNKRDFLQVHRSYVVNLRYIKEIIPWFHGSYKLVMDDKEKSEVPVSRSFAKQLKQKLGIKPGE
- a CDS encoding sensor histidine kinase — translated: METLFFQMSERMALVVTIAFLLTRFKVFRRILYHNITIKEKLLLTFIFGLIAIFGTYSAIEIKGALANSRVIGAVVAGLLGGPWMGAGAGLISGLHRWSLGGFTGLACGLSTFTEGLVAGLVHNRLRGRKIGWETGLITGLVAETLQMIIILLVAKPFTAALDLVKIIAAPMIIWNSIGIAIFILIVRNVQEEEERIGASQAQKALTIAEETLNILRHGLSMKTAQAAAQVIKRHTSVAAVSITDTRTILAHEGLGSDHHFPGHPVMTELTRQVLASGVIRVAQNKKEIGCSCPTCSLASAVLVPLFSREQVIGALKLYKNKENAVSPLDLEFARGLAHLFSTQLEIAALEEQGKLLKEAELQALQAQINPHFLFNALNTVISFSRSNPEMSRNLLRHLGDFFRKSILNDKKLISLAEELERIDAYLSIEKARFGPRLQVLKDIDEQTLAFLLPPLILQPLVENCVKHGILPKPEGGVVFIKSHLSDNFVKISVEDNGVGMPEETLSSCLNKARKNGGSIGLVNVNERLVNMYGRETGLIIQSAPGKGTVFSMQLPVKQQEGGLTH
- a CDS encoding aspartate carbamoyltransferase catalytic subunit, whose protein sequence is MGLRAKDLLSMEQLDRDEIEQILYTAKEMKNIIKRDIKKVPTLRGKTLVTLFYEPSTRTRTSFELAGKYMSADVVNISTTASSVVKGETLKDTGLTLEMMGTDMVVIRHGMAGAPHLLARTVKAHVINGGDGFHEHPTQALLDMMTIQEKLGGMAGLKAAIIGDILHSRVARSNVIGLKKMGAEVWVCGPPTLMPPGMEEMGAKVTYDLEDALRGAQVVMMLRIQMERQKSGLFPTLREYSQLYGLDAKKLKTAPPGALVMHPGPINRGVEISAEVADSLQSVINEQVTCGVAVRMALLYLMLGQKGE
- a CDS encoding dihydroorotase; this encodes MEYLLQGGLVIDPASGLEKELDIHIENGRIKAVGSGFSGKGLKVYDLKGKIVAPGFIDMHVHLREPGGEAHETILTGCRAAAAGGFTAVAAMPNTRPCADSEGVVELVRARARQAGLCEVFPIGTVSKGQRGEEISEIGSLYRAGAVAVSDDGKPVTSSEVMRRALEYTKIFGIPVISHSEDCSLSAGGAMHEGYWSTFLGLKGIPAQAEEIMVARDILLASLTAGKLHLAHISTKGSVELLKFALAQGIKVTAEATPHHLLLTDEAVKGYDTNTKVNPPLRGPEHVKAVREAVAAGIIGVIASDHAPWSREEKEQEYDAAPCGISGLETAVPVCWDTLVVSGMMSPVELIARFTTGPAAVLNLRRGMLEAGAPANLTVIDPGLKKQVDVSSFYSKGKNSPLNGRTFQGWPVMTIVEGKVVMEDGRVKED
- the carA gene encoding glutamine-hydrolyzing carbamoyl-phosphate synthase small subunit; the encoded protein is MKAYLCLQDGRVFEGESIGMAGETAGEVVFNTSMTGYQEILTDPSYAGQIIVLTYPLIGNYGVNGNDEESPLIAARGLAVKELCPQPSNYRAEQNLHRYLVKHGIVGIKDIDTRALTRHLRQAGTMMGLISTEADPEVLKRRARELAPLAGPGLVKSVTCQEAFTLEGGTHPVVVVDFGAKGNIVRSLRNLGCRVTVVPAGTGAAGILAYRPQGVVLSNGPGDPQDVAYALPAIREVLEAGVPVMGICLGHQLLGLALGGRTYKLKFGHRGGNHPVKDLRSNRVYITSQNHGYAVAPDSLPGDELEVTHINLHDQTVEGLRHKKRKAFSVQFHPEACPGPQDTFYLFSEFLDMVREYAAKTDGEVGTMKGVDDRGA